The following proteins are encoded in a genomic region of Oryctolagus cuniculus chromosome 13, mOryCun1.1, whole genome shotgun sequence:
- the LOC138844895 gene encoding uncharacterized protein DDB_G0280315-like: MKLECTGEAKKRKRTNYKNTQNGVNYSLNAQNGVNCSLNAQNGVNYSLNAQNGVDYSLNAQNGVDYSLNTQNGNGENYSLNTQNGVNYSLNTKYGVDYSLNAQNGVNYSLNTQNGVDYSLNAQNGVNYSLNAQNGVNYSLNTQNSVDYSLNTQNGMNYSLNAQNGENYSLNTQNGVDYSLNAQNGVNYSLNAQNGVNYSLNAQNGVNYSLNTKNGVNYSLNTQNGVNYSLNAENDMNYSLNAQNGVNYSLNAQNGVNYSLNAQNGVNYSLNTKNGVNYSLNTQNGVNYSLNAENDMNYSLNAQNGVNYSLNTQNGVNYSLNTQNGVNYSLNTQNSVDYSLNTQNGVNYSLNAQNGENYSLNAQNGVDYSLNAQNGVNYSLNTQNGVNYSLNTQNGVNYSLNTQNSVDYSLNTQNGVNYSLNAQNGENYSLNAQNGVNYSLNAQNGVNYSLNTQNSVDYSLNTQNGVNYSLNTQNSVNYSLNTQNGVNYSLNTQNGVNYSLNTQNSVDYSLNTQNGVNYSLNTQNGVNYSLNTKYGVNYSLNAQNGVNYSLNAQNGVNYSLNTQNGVNYSLNTQNGVNYSLNTQNGVNYSLNAQNGVDYSLNPQNGVDYTVGSPRLQFADGRW; encoded by the exons atgaaACTGGAGTGCACTGGAGAagcaaagaagaggaagagaacg AACTACAAAAATACTCAGAACGGTGTGAACTACTCCCTCAATGCTCAGAACGGTGTGAACTGCTCCCTCAATGCTCAGAACGGTGTGAACTACTCCCTCAATGCTCAGAACGGTGTGGACTACTCCCTCAATGCTCAGAACGGTGTGGACTACTCCCTCAATACTCAGAACGGT AACGGTGAGAACTACTCCCTCAATACTCAGAATGGTGTGAACTACTCCCTCAATACTAAGTACGGTGTGGACTACTCCCTCAATGCTCAGAATGGTGTGAACTACTCCCTCAATACTCAGAACGGTGTGGACTACTCCCTCAATGCTCAGAACGGTGTGAACTACTCCCTCAATGCTCAGAACGGTGTGAACTACTCCCTCAATACTCAGAACAGTGTGGACTACTCCCTCAATACTCAGAACGGCATGAACTACTCCCTCAATGCTCAGAACGGTGAGAACTACTCCCTCAATACTCAGAACGGTGTGGACTACTCCCTCAATGCTCAGAACGGTGTGAACTACTCCCTCAATGCTCAGAACGGTGTGAACTACTCCCTTAATGCTCAGAACGGTGTGAACTACTCCCTCAATACTAAGAACGGTGTGAACTACTCCCTCAATACTCAGAACGGTGTGAACTACTCCCTCAATGCTGAGAACGACATGAACTACTCCCTCAATGCTCAGAACGGTGTGAACTACTCCCTCAATGCTCAGAACGGTGTGAACTACTCCCTTAATGCTCAGAACGGTGTGAACTACTCCCTCAATACTAAGAACGGTGTGAACTACTCCCTCAATACTCAGAACGGTGTGAACTACTCCCTCAATGCTGAGAACGACATGAACTACTCCCTCAATGCTCAGAACGGTGTGAACTACTCCCTCAATACTCAGAATGGTGTGAACTACTCCCTCAATACTCAGAACGGTGTGAACTACTCCCTCAATACTCAGAACAGTGTGGACTACTCCCTCAATACTCAGAATGGTGTGAACTACTCCCTCAATGCTCAGAACGGTGAGAACTACTCCCTCAATGCTCAGAATGGTGTGGACTACTCCCTCAATGCTCAGAATGGTGTGAACTACTCCCTCAATACTCAGAATGGTGTGAACTACTCCCTCAATACTCAGAACGGTGTGAACTACTCCCTCAATACTCAGAACAGTGTGGACTACTCCCTCAATACTCAGAATGGTGTGAACTACTCCCTCAATGCTCAGAACGGTGAGAACTACTCCCTCAATGCTCAGAACGGTGTGAACTACTCCCTCAATGCTCAGAACGGTGTGAACTACTCCCTCAATACTCAGAACAGTGTGGACTACTCCCTCAATACTCAGAATGGTGTGAACTACTCCCTCAATACTCAGAACAGTGTGAACTACTCCCTCAATACTCAGAATGGTGTGAACTACTCCCTCAATACTCAGAACGGTGTGAACTACTCCCTCAATACTCAGAACAGTGTGGACTACTCCCTCAATACTCAGAATGGTGTGAACTACTCCCTCAATACTCAGAACGGTGTGAACTACTCCCTCAATACTAAGTACGGTGTGAACTACTCCCTCAATGCTCAGAACGGTGTGAACTACTCCCTCAATGCTCAGAACGGTGTGAACTACTCCCTCAATACTCAGAATGGTGTGAACTACTCCCTCAATACTCAGAACGGTGTGAACTACTCCCTCAATACTCAGAACGGTGTGAACTACTCCCTCAATGCTCAGAACGGTGTGGACTACTCCCTCAATCCTCAGAATGGTGTGGACTACACCGTTGGCTCTCCCCGTCTCCAGTTTGCAGATGGCAGATGGTGA